The Martelella sp. AD-3 genome includes a region encoding these proteins:
- the edd gene encoding phosphogluconate dehydratase, with protein sequence MTADPRIAEITARIVERSKPTREAYLDRVSQAISKGVHRSVLSCGNLAHGFAVCSPAEKEALSGDSVPNLGIITAYNDMLSAHQPFETFPQTIREAAREAGGVAQVAGGVPAMCDGVTQGQPGMELSLFSRDLIAMAAAVGLSHNMFDAAVYLGVCDKIVPGLAMAALTFGHLPTIFIPAGPMTTGQGNDEKSQIRQLYAEGKVGRKELLESESKSYHGPGTCTFYGTANSNQMLMEMMGLHMPGASFINPNTPLREALTKEAVKRAIAITVNGNEFTPVGQMVDERSIVNGVVGLHATGGSTNHTMHLIAMARAGGIQLTWQDISDLSDIVPLLARVYPNGLADVNHFHAAGGMGYLIRQLLNAGFLHDDVRTVFGEGMEAYAIDVKLGENGTVSREPIGNGPSADPKVLTTQDKPFQPNGGLKMLKGNIGKGVIKISAVKPERRLIEAPAIVFHDQQQLQTAFKAGELNRDFIAVVRFQGPKSNGMPELHRLTPPLGVLQDRGYKVALVTDGRMSGASGKVPAAIHVTPEAKDGGPIAKIRDGDMLRLDAENGTLEALVPADEFDAREAATADLSGNEFGMGRELFAPFRHHVGTADEGASVVFG encoded by the coding sequence ATGACCGCCGATCCCCGCATTGCAGAGATCACCGCCCGCATCGTCGAGCGGTCCAAACCCACGCGCGAAGCCTATCTCGATCGCGTCAGCCAGGCCATTTCCAAGGGCGTGCACCGCTCGGTCCTGTCCTGCGGCAACCTTGCCCATGGCTTTGCCGTCTGTTCCCCCGCCGAAAAGGAGGCGCTGTCCGGCGACAGCGTGCCCAATCTCGGCATCATCACCGCCTATAACGACATGCTCTCGGCGCATCAGCCGTTCGAAACCTTCCCGCAGACGATCCGCGAGGCCGCGCGCGAGGCCGGCGGCGTCGCCCAGGTCGCCGGCGGCGTGCCGGCCATGTGCGACGGCGTCACCCAGGGCCAGCCGGGCATGGAACTGTCGCTTTTCTCCCGCGACCTGATCGCCATGGCGGCTGCCGTCGGGCTCTCCCACAACATGTTCGACGCGGCCGTCTATCTCGGCGTCTGCGACAAGATCGTGCCCGGCCTCGCCATGGCGGCGCTGACCTTCGGCCATCTGCCGACGATCTTCATTCCCGCAGGCCCAATGACGACGGGCCAGGGCAATGACGAGAAGTCGCAGATCCGCCAGCTCTATGCGGAAGGCAAGGTCGGCCGCAAGGAACTGCTGGAATCGGAATCGAAATCCTACCACGGCCCCGGCACCTGCACCTTCTACGGCACGGCGAACTCCAACCAGATGCTGATGGAGATGATGGGCCTGCACATGCCGGGCGCCTCCTTCATCAACCCGAACACGCCGCTGCGCGAGGCGCTGACGAAGGAAGCGGTCAAGCGCGCCATCGCCATCACCGTCAACGGCAACGAGTTCACGCCAGTCGGCCAGATGGTCGACGAACGCTCGATCGTCAACGGCGTTGTCGGCCTTCACGCCACGGGCGGCTCGACCAATCACACCATGCACCTGATCGCCATGGCCCGGGCCGGCGGCATCCAGCTGACCTGGCAGGATATCTCGGACCTTTCCGACATCGTGCCGCTTCTGGCGCGCGTCTATCCGAACGGTCTTGCCGATGTGAACCACTTCCACGCCGCGGGCGGCATGGGCTACCTCATCCGCCAGTTGCTGAACGCCGGCTTCCTGCACGACGATGTCCGCACCGTCTTCGGCGAGGGCATGGAGGCCTACGCGATCGACGTCAAGCTCGGCGAAAACGGCACCGTCAGCCGCGAGCCGATCGGCAACGGCCCGAGCGCCGACCCGAAGGTCCTGACCACCCAAGACAAGCCATTCCAGCCCAATGGCGGGCTGAAGATGCTGAAGGGCAATATCGGCAAGGGCGTGATCAAGATCTCCGCCGTCAAGCCCGAACGCCGCCTCATCGAGGCGCCCGCCATCGTCTTCCACGATCAGCAGCAATTGCAGACGGCCTTCAAGGCGGGCGAACTCAACCGCGACTTCATTGCCGTGGTGCGCTTCCAGGGGCCGAAATCGAACGGCATGCCCGAACTGCACCGCCTGACGCCGCCACTCGGCGTGCTGCAGGACCGCGGTTACAAGGTTGCGCTCGTCACCGACGGCCGCATGTCCGGCGCTTCGGGCAAGGTGCCCGCCGCCATTCACGTGACACCGGAGGCCAAGGACGGCGGACCAATCGCCAAAATTCGAGACGGCGACATGCTTCGGCTCGATGCAGAGAACGGCACGCTGGAAGCGCTGGTTCCGGCGGATGAGTTCGACGCCCGCGAGGCCGCGACCGCAGATCTCTCCGGCAATGAATTCGGCATGGGGCGCGAACTCTTCGCCCCCTTCCGCCACCATGTCGGCACGGCCGACGAAGGCGCAAGCGTCGTCTTCGGCTGA
- a CDS encoding outer membrane protein, whose product METVMKKILLASAAIVAMAASAEAADVVATPAPAEPYVAPQVIPQTFNWSGFYLGGTGGYDWATANMHYNGAQVGSDDFDGGKLGGFAGYNYQFDNNIVVGVEGELDYNWNEQTYSVGLPYSVKAGSDWEGSVRGRVGYAFDNALLYATGGWAIANGYVDGNGLNQDQAFNGWTVGAGLDYALSNNVFAGLEYRYTDFGKKDFDGALSGFEAKDYTSNRVMARVGYKF is encoded by the coding sequence ATGGAGACTGTAATGAAGAAAATTCTTCTCGCTTCCGCCGCGATCGTCGCAATGGCCGCCTCCGCCGAAGCGGCCGATGTCGTCGCCACGCCGGCGCCCGCCGAACCCTATGTCGCCCCGCAGGTCATCCCGCAGACCTTCAACTGGTCGGGCTTCTACCTCGGCGGCACCGGCGGCTACGACTGGGCAACGGCCAACATGCACTACAATGGCGCCCAGGTCGGCAGCGACGACTTTGACGGCGGCAAGCTCGGCGGCTTCGCCGGCTACAACTATCAGTTCGACAACAACATCGTCGTCGGTGTCGAAGGTGAGCTGGACTACAACTGGAATGAGCAGACCTACAGTGTCGGCCTGCCTTACAGCGTGAAGGCCGGTTCGGACTGGGAAGGCTCGGTCCGTGGCCGCGTCGGCTACGCGTTCGACAACGCCCTGCTCTACGCAACGGGCGGCTGGGCGATCGCCAACGGTTATGTTGACGGCAACGGTCTCAACCAGGACCAGGCCTTCAACGGCTGGACTGTCGGCGCCGGTCTCGATTACGCCCTTTCCAACAACGTCTTCGCCGGTCTGGAATATCGCTATACCGACTTCGGCAAGAAGGACTTCGACGGCGCGCTCTCCGGCTTTGAAGCGAAGGACTACACGTCCAACCGCGTCATGGCCCGTGTCGGTTACAAGTTCTGA
- a CDS encoding ABC transporter ATP-binding protein, with product MTGVTLKKVKKSYGNVEVLHGVDLDINPGEFVVFVGPSGCGKSTLLRMIAGLEEISGGEIAIDGQVVNQIPPSKRGIAMVFQTYALYPHMSVYDNMAFGMRIAKESREEIDRRVRAAAEMLQITPYLDRLPKALSGGQRQRVAIGRAICRDPKVFLFDEPLSNLDAALRVATRIEIAKLNSKMSETTMIYVTHDQVEAMTLADRIVVLSGGYIEQVGPPLELYERPANLFVAQFIGSPAMNIMPAKITRTGETTEIELKDGKRLEIPVKTPEGDMGKSASFGVRPEDVREAEDGEDFLFEGKVSIIEALGEVTLIYIEGELIDEDPIIVKLPGIHEGRPGDTMRFAADPEKRHLFDEKGHSYLYR from the coding sequence ATGACTGGTGTTACCCTCAAGAAGGTCAAGAAATCCTACGGCAATGTCGAGGTGCTTCACGGCGTCGACCTCGACATCAATCCCGGCGAGTTCGTCGTCTTTGTCGGCCCGTCGGGTTGCGGCAAATCGACGCTTTTGCGGATGATCGCGGGCCTGGAGGAAATCTCCGGCGGCGAGATTGCGATCGACGGGCAGGTCGTCAACCAGATCCCGCCCTCCAAGCGCGGCATCGCCATGGTGTTCCAGACCTACGCGCTTTATCCGCACATGTCGGTCTATGACAACATGGCCTTCGGCATGCGGATCGCCAAGGAAAGCAGGGAAGAGATCGACCGGCGCGTCAGGGCTGCCGCGGAGATGCTGCAGATCACGCCCTATCTCGATCGCCTGCCCAAGGCGCTTTCCGGCGGCCAGCGCCAGCGCGTGGCGATCGGCCGGGCCATATGCCGCGATCCGAAGGTGTTCCTGTTCGACGAACCGCTGTCGAACCTCGACGCGGCGCTGCGTGTCGCGACCCGTATCGAGATCGCCAAGCTCAACAGCAAGATGTCCGAGACGACGATGATCTACGTGACCCACGACCAGGTGGAGGCGATGACGCTTGCCGACCGGATCGTGGTGCTTTCTGGCGGCTATATCGAACAGGTCGGCCCGCCGCTGGAACTCTACGAGCGCCCGGCGAACCTGTTTGTGGCCCAGTTCATCGGCTCGCCGGCCATGAACATCATGCCCGCCAAGATCACCCGCACGGGCGAGACGACCGAGATTGAGCTCAAGGACGGCAAGCGCCTCGAAATTCCGGTCAAGACGCCGGAAGGGGATATGGGCAAGAGCGCCAGCTTCGGCGTGCGTCCGGAAGATGTGCGCGAGGCGGAGGACGGCGAGGACTTTCTGTTCGAGGGCAAGGTCTCTATCATCGAGGCGCTCGGCGAGGTCACGCTCATCTATATCGAGGGCGAGCTGATCGACGAGGACCCGATTATCGTCAAGCTGCCCGGCATCCACGAGGGCAGGCCCGGCGATACGATGCGGTTTGCCGCCGATCCGGAAAAGCGCCATCTCTTCGACGAGAAGGGCCACAGCTACCTCTACCGCTGA